Proteins encoded in a region of the Xiphophorus couchianus chromosome 11, X_couchianus-1.0, whole genome shotgun sequence genome:
- the auts2a gene encoding autism susceptibility gene 2 protein isoform X12: protein MIKSSWFYVKFKYNEKLKPGQNNGKDSDSESASGESKPSIRSSSRDRLTDCDTESDQEDKVSDASSEKFFSTAAVKGPDFGINALSTNGSQEPHGPGLLKVSGLERSQERSQESCRDPQPPESSISSPALALPQPEASVAQTPAPLQTLTNSSAEVPTPALPLPRSEALPAPRTPAALPLAQSQETSPPPLPRPQPQPEHRTHTRPQPTTSLHPHPPSPALPTHNPHQQHPNQAGPHRPPSRCHPRPLSAYNGLNLNGHSSSSRSSTPGTKLHGSSAPALHLPNQPPAPAAATFPLSLAANQSAPNSFPSALQPSPHPHHPNMFATPAALPPPPPLTSSTLPVPGHPAPGSAYSEQDLLRQELNTRFLASQSADRGASLGPPPYLRTEFHQHQHQHQHQHTHQHTHQHTFTPFPHAIMPTPAPPMVRTPTRNFDKYPTKVDPFYRHSLFHSYPPAMSGLPPVIPPTGPFSSLQGAFQPKTSNPLDVSTRPGAVPHTFLQKDPRLTDPFRPILRKPGKWCAMHVHIAWQTYHHQQKVKQQMQVDPHKLDFGLKPEFLSRHPGPSLFGAIHHPSDLARPATLFSAAGPTHPSAGPFGHPPPHPGNFLTPASHLGKRTLPFEPFNRPSSFGGLGSLSSSAFGGLGNPALKSLTAANSLFGHKEGPNAPQHLNSSSNSNHQEPWNRLHRTPPSFPTPPPWLKPGDSERSASVSSHERDRDSDKRDSVGKDDKDRDSIEKRQPSHPSPVPVHPINLLGHTRPAEHHRNHLPPASGDPQRDKETKAKDREREHQDSWKDNADDHKLKESQHSDKDAPVIHDGRVSEDKVPSRGTTSPYIRQTSLERPNGGLSREVLEKKAELPYEQQKKNSEIKVKEERKEEQDGAAERISEPPSQAPSTPTLHPPSSVPIPMGMPGVHPINSISGLERTRVVAPFMGPSHLPGAERFPYPTFHWDPMRDPYRGLDIHRRDPLARELLLRNDSLHRLAVPRLYEAERSYRDREPHDFNRDHVHSLALEQRREQERAQLEERDRLNMLREDYEHGRLHPPMHHPVLDGHLPHPAPGLMAPGLPGMHYSRVSPSAAAAAAAAAHQNSILNKTPPTASLSAPPPLIPTLGARPGSPRRTTPLATDIRDRPTHKDIEAR, encoded by the exons GTCCAGATTTTGGCATCAATGCTCTCTCCACCAATGGCAGCCAGGAGCCTCATGGCCCGGGCCTCCTCAAGGTGTCAGGCCTAGAGCGGAGTCAGGAACGGAGCCAGGAGAGCTGCAGGGACCCTCAGCCTCCTGAATCCAGCATCTCAAGTCCAGCTCTCGCCCTGCCGCAGCCCGAGGCCTCCGTCGCCCAGACCCCAGCCCCTCTTCAGACCCTAACAAACAGCTCTGCCGAGGTTCCGACTCCGGCCCTGCCTCTTCCACGCTCTGAGGCTCTCCCCGCCCCTCGGACCCCTGCAGCCCTGCCTCTTGCCCAGAGCCAGGAGACCTCACCACCTCCTCTTCCCCGACCCCAGCCACAGCCAGAACACCGTACCCACACTAGGCCTCAACCAACAACGAGTCTTCATCCGCACCCTCCGTCCCCCGCCCTTCCGACCCACAACCCCCACCAACAGCACCCCAATCAGGCGGGGCCTCATCGGCCCCCATCACGTTGCCACCCCAGGCCCCTTTCTGCTTACAACGGCCTCAACCTCAACGGCCACAG cagcagcagcaggagcagcaccCCAGGCACCAAGCTGCACGGATCCTCCGCTCCCGCCTTGCACCTTCCCAACCAGCCGCCTGCTCCGGCAGCTGCCACCTTCCCTCTTTCTCTGGCGGCCAACCAGAGCGCCCCCAACAGCTTCCCCTCTGCGCTGCAGCCCTCGCCACATCCTCATCACCCCAATATGTTTGCGACTCCAGCAGCATtgcctccaccaccaccactgaCATCGAGCACCCTGCCAGTACCTGGACATCCCGCTCCTGGGAGTGCCTATTCAG AACAAGACCTTCTCCGTCAGGAGCTCAACACCCGATTCCTGGCCTCTCAGAGTGCAGACCGCGGCGCCTCGCTGGGCCCACCGCCCTACCTGCGAACAGAGTTCCACCAGCACCAACATCAGCATCAGCACCAACACACCCACCAGCACACGCACCAGCACACGTTCACGCCCTTCCCCCACGCCATCATGCCCACCCCAGCACCACCTATGGTGCGTACCCCAACCAGAAAT TTTGACAAATACCCAACAAAAGTCGATCCCTTCTACAGACACAGT cTCTTCCACTCATACCCTCCAGCCATGTCTGGTCTCCCACCTGTCATTCCTCCAACCGGGCCCTTCAGCTCCCTGCAGGGAGCCTTCCAACCCAAG ACCTCTAACCCATTGGACGTGTCCACCAGACCTGGGGCGGTCCCTCACACGTTCTTACAAAAGGACCCTAGG TTAACGGATCCATTTCGGCCCATTCTGAGG AAACCTGGGAAGTGGTGTGCCATGCATGTCCATATTGCCTGGCAGACGTATCACCACCAACAGAAAGTGAAG CAGCAGATGCAGGTCGACCCTCACAAGCTAGACTTTGGCCTCAAGCCCGAGTTCCTCAGTCGACATCCGGGCCCCAGCCTGTTTGGTGCCATCCATCACCCAAGTGACTTGGCACGACCTGCTACGCTCTTCTCTGCTGCAG GTCCTACTCACCCTTCAGCTGGTCCCTTCGGCCACCCTCCCCCTCATCCAGGAAACTTCCTCACCCCAGCATCACACTTAGGCAAGAGGACTCTTCCCTTTG AGCCTTTCAATAGGCCGTCATCGTTTGGAGGACTGGGGTCTCTCAGTTCATCGGCCTTCGGGGGGCTTGGAAATCCAGCACTCA AATCCCTAACAGCGGCCAACTCCCTGTTTGGCCACAAGGAGGGCCCCAACGCACCGCAGCActtaaacagcagcagcaacagcaatcACCAGGAGCCATGGAACCGCCTCCACCGCACGCCCCCCTCCTTCCCCACGCCGCCCCCCTGGCTGAAGCCCGGAGATTCAGAGAGGAGCGCCTCAGTCAGCTCGCATGAGAGGGATCGGGACTCGGATAAGCGGGACTCCGTCGGTAAAGACGACAAAGACAG GGACTCGATAGAGAAGCGCCAGCCAAGCCATCCATCTCCGGTCCCCGTCCATCCAATCAACCTCCTCGGCCACACCCGGCCCGCTGAGCACCACAGAAACCACCTGCCTCCCGCTTCTGGGGACCCTCAGAGGGACAAGGAAACGAAGGCCAAAGACAGAGAAAGGGAGCACCAAGACTCTTGGAAAGACAACGCAGATGACCACAAGCTCAAGGAGAGCCAGCACAGCGACAAGGATGCACCAGTCATCCACGACGGCCGAGTGTCAGAGGACAAGGTGCCCAGCAGGGGAACCACATCGCCCTACATTCGCCAGACCAGCCTGGAGCGTCCTAATGGTGGTCTGAGCAGGGAGGTCCTGGAGAAGAAGGCGGAGCTACCATAcgagcagcagaagaagaacagTGAGATCAAAGtgaaggaggagaggaaggaggagcaGGATGgggcagcagagaggatcaGTGAACCCCCATCACAGGCACCCTCCACTCCAACACTCCACCCACCCTCCTCGGTGCCCATTCCAATGGGAATGCCAGGGGTCCACCCCATCAACAGCATCAGCGGTCTGGAGAGAACTCGTGTTGTGGCCCCCTTCATGGGTCCCAGCCACCTTCCTGGGGCTGAGAGGTTCCCCTATCCCACTTTCCACTGGGACCCAATGAGGGACCCTTACCGAGGTCTGGACATCCACAGACGGGACCCTTTGGCCAGAGAACTTCTGCTGAGGAACGACTCCCTGCACCGGCTTGCGGTTCCACGCCTTTACGAGGCCGAGCGCTCCTACCGGGACCGGGAGCCTCACGACTTCAACCGCGACCACGTCCATTCTCTGGCCCTGGAGCAGCGGAGAGAGCAGGAGCGCGCACAGCTGGAGGAACGCGACCGCCTCAACATGCTCAGAGAGGACTACGAGCACGGCCGCCTCCATCCCCCCATGCACCACCCGGTCCTAGACGGACACCTTCCCCACCCCGCCCCGGGCCTTATGGCCCCGGGGCTCCCAGGCATGCACTACTCCAGGGTGAGCCCATCagccgcagcagcagccgctGCCGCGGCACATCAGAACAGCATCTTAAACAAAACGCCACCCACAGCGTCACTGAGCGCTCCCCCGCCTCTCATCCCAACTCTGGGTGCCCGGCCCGGTTCCCCCAGACGGACTACTCCGCTGGCCACAGACATCAGGGACAGACCGACTCACAAAGACATCGAAGCGCGATGA
- the auts2a gene encoding autism susceptibility gene 2 protein isoform X13 — protein sequence MVSEVSDASSEKFFSTAAVKGPDFGINALSTNGSQEPHGPGLLKVSGLERSQERSQESCRDPQPPESSISSPALALPQPEASVAQTPAPLQTLTNSSAEVPTPALPLPRSEALPAPRTPAALPLAQSQETSPPPLPRPQPQPEHRTHTRPQPTTSLHPHPPSPALPTHNPHQQHPNQAGPHRPPSRCHPRPLSAYNGLNLNGHSSSSRSSTPGTKLHGSSAPALHLPNQPPAPAAATFPLSLAANQSAPNSFPSALQPSPHPHHPNMFATPAALPPPPPLTSSTLPVPGHPAPGSAYSEQDLLRQELNTRFLASQSADRGASLGPPPYLRTEFHQHQHQHQHQHTHQHTHQHTFTPFPHAIMPTPAPPMVRTPTRNFDKYPTKVDPFYRHSLFHSYPPAMSGLPPVIPPTGPFSSLQGAFQPKTSNPLDVSTRPGAVPHTFLQKDPRLTDPFRPILRKPGKWCAMHVHIAWQTYHHQQKVKQQMQVDPHKLDFGLKPEFLSRHPGPSLFGAIHHPSDLARPATLFSAAGPTHPSAGPFGHPPPHPGNFLTPASHLGKRTLPFEPFNRPSSFGGLGSLSSSAFGGLGNPALKSLTAANSLFGHKEGPNAPQHLNSSSNSNHQEPWNRLHRTPPSFPTPPPWLKPGDSERSASVSSHERDRDSDKRDSVGKDDKDRDSIEKRQPSHPSPVPVHPINLLGHTRPAEHHRNHLPPASGDPQRDKETKAKDREREHQDSWKDNADDHKLKESQHSDKDAPVIHDGRVSEDKVPSRGTTSPYIRQTSLERPNGGLSREVLEKKAELPYEQQKKNSEIKVKEERKEEQDGAAERISEPPSQAPSTPTLHPPSSVPIPMGMPGVHPINSISGLERTRVVAPFMGPSHLPGAERFPYPTFHWDPMRDPYRGLDIHRRDPLARELLLRNDSLHRLAVPRLYEAERSYRDREPHDFNRDHVHSLALEQRREQERAQLEERDRLNMLREDYEHGRLHPPMHHPVLDGHLPHPAPGLMAPGLPGMHYSRVSPSAAAAAAAAAHQNSILNKTPPTASLSAPPPLIPTLGARPGSPRRTTPLATDIRDRPTHKDIEAR from the exons GTCCAGATTTTGGCATCAATGCTCTCTCCACCAATGGCAGCCAGGAGCCTCATGGCCCGGGCCTCCTCAAGGTGTCAGGCCTAGAGCGGAGTCAGGAACGGAGCCAGGAGAGCTGCAGGGACCCTCAGCCTCCTGAATCCAGCATCTCAAGTCCAGCTCTCGCCCTGCCGCAGCCCGAGGCCTCCGTCGCCCAGACCCCAGCCCCTCTTCAGACCCTAACAAACAGCTCTGCCGAGGTTCCGACTCCGGCCCTGCCTCTTCCACGCTCTGAGGCTCTCCCCGCCCCTCGGACCCCTGCAGCCCTGCCTCTTGCCCAGAGCCAGGAGACCTCACCACCTCCTCTTCCCCGACCCCAGCCACAGCCAGAACACCGTACCCACACTAGGCCTCAACCAACAACGAGTCTTCATCCGCACCCTCCGTCCCCCGCCCTTCCGACCCACAACCCCCACCAACAGCACCCCAATCAGGCGGGGCCTCATCGGCCCCCATCACGTTGCCACCCCAGGCCCCTTTCTGCTTACAACGGCCTCAACCTCAACGGCCACAG cagcagcagcaggagcagcaccCCAGGCACCAAGCTGCACGGATCCTCCGCTCCCGCCTTGCACCTTCCCAACCAGCCGCCTGCTCCGGCAGCTGCCACCTTCCCTCTTTCTCTGGCGGCCAACCAGAGCGCCCCCAACAGCTTCCCCTCTGCGCTGCAGCCCTCGCCACATCCTCATCACCCCAATATGTTTGCGACTCCAGCAGCATtgcctccaccaccaccactgaCATCGAGCACCCTGCCAGTACCTGGACATCCCGCTCCTGGGAGTGCCTATTCAG AACAAGACCTTCTCCGTCAGGAGCTCAACACCCGATTCCTGGCCTCTCAGAGTGCAGACCGCGGCGCCTCGCTGGGCCCACCGCCCTACCTGCGAACAGAGTTCCACCAGCACCAACATCAGCATCAGCACCAACACACCCACCAGCACACGCACCAGCACACGTTCACGCCCTTCCCCCACGCCATCATGCCCACCCCAGCACCACCTATGGTGCGTACCCCAACCAGAAAT TTTGACAAATACCCAACAAAAGTCGATCCCTTCTACAGACACAGT cTCTTCCACTCATACCCTCCAGCCATGTCTGGTCTCCCACCTGTCATTCCTCCAACCGGGCCCTTCAGCTCCCTGCAGGGAGCCTTCCAACCCAAG ACCTCTAACCCATTGGACGTGTCCACCAGACCTGGGGCGGTCCCTCACACGTTCTTACAAAAGGACCCTAGG TTAACGGATCCATTTCGGCCCATTCTGAGG AAACCTGGGAAGTGGTGTGCCATGCATGTCCATATTGCCTGGCAGACGTATCACCACCAACAGAAAGTGAAG CAGCAGATGCAGGTCGACCCTCACAAGCTAGACTTTGGCCTCAAGCCCGAGTTCCTCAGTCGACATCCGGGCCCCAGCCTGTTTGGTGCCATCCATCACCCAAGTGACTTGGCACGACCTGCTACGCTCTTCTCTGCTGCAG GTCCTACTCACCCTTCAGCTGGTCCCTTCGGCCACCCTCCCCCTCATCCAGGAAACTTCCTCACCCCAGCATCACACTTAGGCAAGAGGACTCTTCCCTTTG AGCCTTTCAATAGGCCGTCATCGTTTGGAGGACTGGGGTCTCTCAGTTCATCGGCCTTCGGGGGGCTTGGAAATCCAGCACTCA AATCCCTAACAGCGGCCAACTCCCTGTTTGGCCACAAGGAGGGCCCCAACGCACCGCAGCActtaaacagcagcagcaacagcaatcACCAGGAGCCATGGAACCGCCTCCACCGCACGCCCCCCTCCTTCCCCACGCCGCCCCCCTGGCTGAAGCCCGGAGATTCAGAGAGGAGCGCCTCAGTCAGCTCGCATGAGAGGGATCGGGACTCGGATAAGCGGGACTCCGTCGGTAAAGACGACAAAGACAG GGACTCGATAGAGAAGCGCCAGCCAAGCCATCCATCTCCGGTCCCCGTCCATCCAATCAACCTCCTCGGCCACACCCGGCCCGCTGAGCACCACAGAAACCACCTGCCTCCCGCTTCTGGGGACCCTCAGAGGGACAAGGAAACGAAGGCCAAAGACAGAGAAAGGGAGCACCAAGACTCTTGGAAAGACAACGCAGATGACCACAAGCTCAAGGAGAGCCAGCACAGCGACAAGGATGCACCAGTCATCCACGACGGCCGAGTGTCAGAGGACAAGGTGCCCAGCAGGGGAACCACATCGCCCTACATTCGCCAGACCAGCCTGGAGCGTCCTAATGGTGGTCTGAGCAGGGAGGTCCTGGAGAAGAAGGCGGAGCTACCATAcgagcagcagaagaagaacagTGAGATCAAAGtgaaggaggagaggaaggaggagcaGGATGgggcagcagagaggatcaGTGAACCCCCATCACAGGCACCCTCCACTCCAACACTCCACCCACCCTCCTCGGTGCCCATTCCAATGGGAATGCCAGGGGTCCACCCCATCAACAGCATCAGCGGTCTGGAGAGAACTCGTGTTGTGGCCCCCTTCATGGGTCCCAGCCACCTTCCTGGGGCTGAGAGGTTCCCCTATCCCACTTTCCACTGGGACCCAATGAGGGACCCTTACCGAGGTCTGGACATCCACAGACGGGACCCTTTGGCCAGAGAACTTCTGCTGAGGAACGACTCCCTGCACCGGCTTGCGGTTCCACGCCTTTACGAGGCCGAGCGCTCCTACCGGGACCGGGAGCCTCACGACTTCAACCGCGACCACGTCCATTCTCTGGCCCTGGAGCAGCGGAGAGAGCAGGAGCGCGCACAGCTGGAGGAACGCGACCGCCTCAACATGCTCAGAGAGGACTACGAGCACGGCCGCCTCCATCCCCCCATGCACCACCCGGTCCTAGACGGACACCTTCCCCACCCCGCCCCGGGCCTTATGGCCCCGGGGCTCCCAGGCATGCACTACTCCAGGGTGAGCCCATCagccgcagcagcagccgctGCCGCGGCACATCAGAACAGCATCTTAAACAAAACGCCACCCACAGCGTCACTGAGCGCTCCCCCGCCTCTCATCCCAACTCTGGGTGCCCGGCCCGGTTCCCCCAGACGGACTACTCCGCTGGCCACAGACATCAGGGACAGACCGACTCACAAAGACATCGAAGCGCGATGA
- the auts2a gene encoding autism susceptibility gene 2 protein isoform X14: MDTSKGPDFGINALSTNGSQEPHGPGLLKVSGLERSQERSQESCRDPQPPESSISSPALALPQPEASVAQTPAPLQTLTNSSAEVPTPALPLPRSEALPAPRTPAALPLAQSQETSPPPLPRPQPQPEHRTHTRPQPTTSLHPHPPSPALPTHNPHQQHPNQAGPHRPPSRCHPRPLSAYNGLNLNGHSSSSRSSTPGTKLHGSSAPALHLPNQPPAPAAATFPLSLAANQSAPNSFPSALQPSPHPHHPNMFATPAALPPPPPLTSSTLPVPGHPAPGSAYSEQDLLRQELNTRFLASQSADRGASLGPPPYLRTEFHQHQHQHQHQHTHQHTHQHTFTPFPHAIMPTPAPPMVRTPTRNFDKYPTKVDPFYRHSLFHSYPPAMSGLPPVIPPTGPFSSLQGAFQPKTSNPLDVSTRPGAVPHTFLQKDPRLTDPFRPILRKPGKWCAMHVHIAWQTYHHQQKVKQQMQVDPHKLDFGLKPEFLSRHPGPSLFGAIHHPSDLARPATLFSAAGPTHPSAGPFGHPPPHPGNFLTPASHLGKRTLPFEPFNRPSSFGGLGSLSSSAFGGLGNPALKSLTAANSLFGHKEGPNAPQHLNSSSNSNHQEPWNRLHRTPPSFPTPPPWLKPGDSERSASVSSHERDRDSDKRDSVGKDDKDRDSIEKRQPSHPSPVPVHPINLLGHTRPAEHHRNHLPPASGDPQRDKETKAKDREREHQDSWKDNADDHKLKESQHSDKDAPVIHDGRVSEDKVPSRGTTSPYIRQTSLERPNGGLSREVLEKKAELPYEQQKKNSEIKVKEERKEEQDGAAERISEPPSQAPSTPTLHPPSSVPIPMGMPGVHPINSISGLERTRVVAPFMGPSHLPGAERFPYPTFHWDPMRDPYRGLDIHRRDPLARELLLRNDSLHRLAVPRLYEAERSYRDREPHDFNRDHVHSLALEQRREQERAQLEERDRLNMLREDYEHGRLHPPMHHPVLDGHLPHPAPGLMAPGLPGMHYSRVSPSAAAAAAAAAHQNSILNKTPPTASLSAPPPLIPTLGARPGSPRRTTPLATDIRDRPTHKDIEAR, from the exons GTCCAGATTTTGGCATCAATGCTCTCTCCACCAATGGCAGCCAGGAGCCTCATGGCCCGGGCCTCCTCAAGGTGTCAGGCCTAGAGCGGAGTCAGGAACGGAGCCAGGAGAGCTGCAGGGACCCTCAGCCTCCTGAATCCAGCATCTCAAGTCCAGCTCTCGCCCTGCCGCAGCCCGAGGCCTCCGTCGCCCAGACCCCAGCCCCTCTTCAGACCCTAACAAACAGCTCTGCCGAGGTTCCGACTCCGGCCCTGCCTCTTCCACGCTCTGAGGCTCTCCCCGCCCCTCGGACCCCTGCAGCCCTGCCTCTTGCCCAGAGCCAGGAGACCTCACCACCTCCTCTTCCCCGACCCCAGCCACAGCCAGAACACCGTACCCACACTAGGCCTCAACCAACAACGAGTCTTCATCCGCACCCTCCGTCCCCCGCCCTTCCGACCCACAACCCCCACCAACAGCACCCCAATCAGGCGGGGCCTCATCGGCCCCCATCACGTTGCCACCCCAGGCCCCTTTCTGCTTACAACGGCCTCAACCTCAACGGCCACAG cagcagcagcaggagcagcaccCCAGGCACCAAGCTGCACGGATCCTCCGCTCCCGCCTTGCACCTTCCCAACCAGCCGCCTGCTCCGGCAGCTGCCACCTTCCCTCTTTCTCTGGCGGCCAACCAGAGCGCCCCCAACAGCTTCCCCTCTGCGCTGCAGCCCTCGCCACATCCTCATCACCCCAATATGTTTGCGACTCCAGCAGCATtgcctccaccaccaccactgaCATCGAGCACCCTGCCAGTACCTGGACATCCCGCTCCTGGGAGTGCCTATTCAG AACAAGACCTTCTCCGTCAGGAGCTCAACACCCGATTCCTGGCCTCTCAGAGTGCAGACCGCGGCGCCTCGCTGGGCCCACCGCCCTACCTGCGAACAGAGTTCCACCAGCACCAACATCAGCATCAGCACCAACACACCCACCAGCACACGCACCAGCACACGTTCACGCCCTTCCCCCACGCCATCATGCCCACCCCAGCACCACCTATGGTGCGTACCCCAACCAGAAAT TTTGACAAATACCCAACAAAAGTCGATCCCTTCTACAGACACAGT cTCTTCCACTCATACCCTCCAGCCATGTCTGGTCTCCCACCTGTCATTCCTCCAACCGGGCCCTTCAGCTCCCTGCAGGGAGCCTTCCAACCCAAG ACCTCTAACCCATTGGACGTGTCCACCAGACCTGGGGCGGTCCCTCACACGTTCTTACAAAAGGACCCTAGG TTAACGGATCCATTTCGGCCCATTCTGAGG AAACCTGGGAAGTGGTGTGCCATGCATGTCCATATTGCCTGGCAGACGTATCACCACCAACAGAAAGTGAAG CAGCAGATGCAGGTCGACCCTCACAAGCTAGACTTTGGCCTCAAGCCCGAGTTCCTCAGTCGACATCCGGGCCCCAGCCTGTTTGGTGCCATCCATCACCCAAGTGACTTGGCACGACCTGCTACGCTCTTCTCTGCTGCAG GTCCTACTCACCCTTCAGCTGGTCCCTTCGGCCACCCTCCCCCTCATCCAGGAAACTTCCTCACCCCAGCATCACACTTAGGCAAGAGGACTCTTCCCTTTG AGCCTTTCAATAGGCCGTCATCGTTTGGAGGACTGGGGTCTCTCAGTTCATCGGCCTTCGGGGGGCTTGGAAATCCAGCACTCA AATCCCTAACAGCGGCCAACTCCCTGTTTGGCCACAAGGAGGGCCCCAACGCACCGCAGCActtaaacagcagcagcaacagcaatcACCAGGAGCCATGGAACCGCCTCCACCGCACGCCCCCCTCCTTCCCCACGCCGCCCCCCTGGCTGAAGCCCGGAGATTCAGAGAGGAGCGCCTCAGTCAGCTCGCATGAGAGGGATCGGGACTCGGATAAGCGGGACTCCGTCGGTAAAGACGACAAAGACAG GGACTCGATAGAGAAGCGCCAGCCAAGCCATCCATCTCCGGTCCCCGTCCATCCAATCAACCTCCTCGGCCACACCCGGCCCGCTGAGCACCACAGAAACCACCTGCCTCCCGCTTCTGGGGACCCTCAGAGGGACAAGGAAACGAAGGCCAAAGACAGAGAAAGGGAGCACCAAGACTCTTGGAAAGACAACGCAGATGACCACAAGCTCAAGGAGAGCCAGCACAGCGACAAGGATGCACCAGTCATCCACGACGGCCGAGTGTCAGAGGACAAGGTGCCCAGCAGGGGAACCACATCGCCCTACATTCGCCAGACCAGCCTGGAGCGTCCTAATGGTGGTCTGAGCAGGGAGGTCCTGGAGAAGAAGGCGGAGCTACCATAcgagcagcagaagaagaacagTGAGATCAAAGtgaaggaggagaggaaggaggagcaGGATGgggcagcagagaggatcaGTGAACCCCCATCACAGGCACCCTCCACTCCAACACTCCACCCACCCTCCTCGGTGCCCATTCCAATGGGAATGCCAGGGGTCCACCCCATCAACAGCATCAGCGGTCTGGAGAGAACTCGTGTTGTGGCCCCCTTCATGGGTCCCAGCCACCTTCCTGGGGCTGAGAGGTTCCCCTATCCCACTTTCCACTGGGACCCAATGAGGGACCCTTACCGAGGTCTGGACATCCACAGACGGGACCCTTTGGCCAGAGAACTTCTGCTGAGGAACGACTCCCTGCACCGGCTTGCGGTTCCACGCCTTTACGAGGCCGAGCGCTCCTACCGGGACCGGGAGCCTCACGACTTCAACCGCGACCACGTCCATTCTCTGGCCCTGGAGCAGCGGAGAGAGCAGGAGCGCGCACAGCTGGAGGAACGCGACCGCCTCAACATGCTCAGAGAGGACTACGAGCACGGCCGCCTCCATCCCCCCATGCACCACCCGGTCCTAGACGGACACCTTCCCCACCCCGCCCCGGGCCTTATGGCCCCGGGGCTCCCAGGCATGCACTACTCCAGGGTGAGCCCATCagccgcagcagcagccgctGCCGCGGCACATCAGAACAGCATCTTAAACAAAACGCCACCCACAGCGTCACTGAGCGCTCCCCCGCCTCTCATCCCAACTCTGGGTGCCCGGCCCGGTTCCCCCAGACGGACTACTCCGCTGGCCACAGACATCAGGGACAGACCGACTCACAAAGACATCGAAGCGCGATGA